Proteins found in one Paenibacillus borealis genomic segment:
- a CDS encoding MBL fold metallo-hydrolase → MPTGKELIEEIRETEVPYGCLAVWFLGQASAIIKGAEVTVYIDPYVSPDPDRTFPPPIPPAEITNMQVCLITHDHSDHLDERALPELAKLNPEARFMAPAVCLERLQGLGIQKERLTAALPAHAAEPAPGLQVFPVAAAHEQLERDEQGNPKYVGYILQLNGVTLYHAGDTVLFPELIEEVGSRKIDLALLPINGRDYYRGSRNIVGNMNYREAVEFAATSGFETVVPLHYDLFAGNAENPGYFVDHLYRHFPEQKFHMMARAERFVYVSAQAFKNSSPDSE, encoded by the coding sequence AGCCAGTGCGATTATCAAAGGGGCAGAGGTGACCGTTTATATTGATCCATATGTCTCTCCTGACCCGGACCGGACGTTCCCGCCGCCGATTCCGCCTGCGGAAATTACGAACATGCAGGTATGCCTGATCACCCATGATCACTCGGATCATCTGGATGAGCGTGCGTTGCCTGAGCTCGCCAAATTGAATCCCGAAGCCCGGTTTATGGCTCCGGCGGTCTGCCTGGAACGATTGCAGGGACTCGGAATACAGAAGGAGCGCCTTACGGCAGCCTTGCCTGCTCATGCAGCAGAACCCGCACCCGGCCTGCAGGTGTTCCCGGTTGCCGCAGCGCATGAACAGCTGGAGCGTGATGAACAGGGCAACCCCAAGTATGTCGGCTACATCCTGCAGCTGAACGGGGTCACGCTGTATCATGCCGGAGATACGGTTCTGTTCCCTGAGCTGATTGAGGAAGTCGGCAGCCGGAAGATCGATCTGGCGCTGCTGCCGATTAACGGCCGCGACTACTACCGGGGAAGCCGCAATATTGTCGGCAATATGAACTACCGGGAAGCGGTGGAGTTTGCGGCGACCAGCGGCTTCGAGACCGTCGTTCCGCTGCATTATGATTTGTTCGCCGGAAACGCCGAGAATCCCGGGTATTTCGTCGATCACCTGTACCGCCATTTCCCGGAGCAGAAGTTTCATATGATGGCCAGAGCCGAACGGTTCGTCTATGTGTCAGCGCAGGCTTTTAAGAACAGCAGCCCTGACTCCGAGTAA
- a CDS encoding L-fucose isomerase, with the protein MTANYPKIGIRPTIDGRRRGVRESLEVQTMGMAERVAAFLQENLFYPDGSHVECIIADSTIGGVKEAAAAAQKFAGAGVGVSITVTPCWCYGSETMDMDASIPHAVWGFNGTERPGAVYLAAVLSAYAQKGIPAFGIYGEDVQESSSEEIPADVQVKLLQFARSALAAALMKGKSYLSMGSVSMGIAGSIVNEQFFQEYLGMRNEYIDMSEYVRRFEEGIYDPEEFKRALAWVKDNCRVGADNNPQHLQLSEDVKEEQWETCVKMALIARDLMTGNPELAKLGFEEEANGHNALLGGFQGQRQWTDHFPNGDFMETILNSSFDWNGRRAPYIVATENDSLNGVTMLFNYLLTNTAQIFADVRTFWSPAAVKRVTGYELEGAAAGGLLHLINSGSAALDGTGEQSIDGKPAIKPFWDITDEEAAACIAQTQFRPASQEYFRGGGFSTDYLTKGGMPVTMARLNLVKGLGPVLQLVEGFTVELPGEVHDTLDQRTDPTWPTTWFAPKLTGKGSFQSVYDVMNNWGANHGAISYGHIGADLITLASILRIPVSMHNVEDSRIFRPRVWSLFGTEDLESADYRACRNFGPLY; encoded by the coding sequence GTGACAGCAAATTATCCGAAGATTGGTATCCGGCCTACGATTGACGGCAGAAGACGCGGGGTGCGTGAATCGCTTGAGGTCCAGACGATGGGTATGGCGGAGCGCGTGGCGGCATTTTTGCAGGAGAATTTATTTTATCCGGACGGTTCGCATGTGGAATGTATTATTGCCGATTCTACGATCGGCGGTGTGAAGGAAGCTGCGGCGGCAGCGCAGAAGTTCGCGGGTGCAGGTGTAGGCGTATCAATTACGGTGACTCCATGCTGGTGTTACGGATCGGAAACGATGGACATGGATGCCTCCATTCCGCATGCGGTATGGGGATTTAACGGAACGGAGCGCCCGGGGGCGGTATATCTGGCGGCAGTGCTGTCTGCTTATGCGCAAAAAGGCATTCCGGCCTTCGGCATCTACGGCGAAGATGTTCAGGAATCCAGCAGTGAGGAGATCCCGGCGGATGTGCAGGTAAAGCTCCTTCAGTTCGCAAGGTCCGCACTCGCGGCTGCGCTGATGAAAGGGAAGTCTTATCTGTCGATGGGCTCCGTATCCATGGGGATCGCCGGTTCTATCGTCAACGAGCAATTCTTCCAGGAGTACCTCGGCATGCGCAATGAATATATCGACATGTCTGAATATGTGCGGAGATTTGAGGAAGGGATCTATGATCCTGAGGAGTTCAAGCGGGCACTGGCCTGGGTGAAGGACAACTGCCGGGTCGGAGCGGACAATAACCCGCAGCATCTGCAGCTCAGCGAAGATGTTAAGGAAGAGCAATGGGAGACCTGTGTCAAAATGGCGCTGATCGCACGCGATCTGATGACCGGCAATCCGGAGCTTGCGAAGCTTGGCTTCGAGGAAGAAGCAAACGGCCACAACGCCCTGCTGGGCGGCTTCCAGGGCCAGCGTCAATGGACGGACCATTTCCCGAATGGCGATTTCATGGAGACTATCCTTAACTCCTCGTTCGACTGGAACGGCAGACGTGCGCCTTATATTGTCGCGACCGAGAATGACAGCCTGAACGGGGTCACGATGCTGTTCAATTATCTGCTGACGAATACGGCGCAGATATTTGCCGATGTCCGTACCTTCTGGAGTCCGGCTGCGGTGAAGCGTGTGACCGGATACGAACTGGAGGGGGCAGCGGCAGGCGGTCTGCTGCATCTGATCAACTCCGGCTCGGCGGCACTGGACGGAACTGGAGAGCAGAGCATTGACGGTAAGCCGGCGATCAAGCCTTTCTGGGACATTACGGATGAAGAAGCGGCTGCCTGTATTGCACAGACCCAGTTCCGCCCGGCCTCGCAGGAATATTTCCGCGGGGGCGGCTTCTCGACAGACTACCTGACCAAGGGCGGAATGCCGGTCACCATGGCCCGGCTGAATCTGGTCAAAGGTCTGGGTCCTGTGCTCCAACTGGTGGAAGGCTTCACGGTGGAGCTTCCGGGAGAAGTGCATGATACGCTCGATCAGCGAACGGACCCTACCTGGCCGACGACCTGGTTCGCACCGAAGCTAACGGGCAAGGGCTCGTTCCAGTCTGTATATGATGTAATGAACAATTGGGGCGCCAACCACGGTGCGATCAGCTACGGGCATATTGGAGCGGATCTGATCACCCTGGCCTCGATTCTGCGGATTCCGGTCAGTATGCATAACGTGGAGGATTCGCGTATTTTCCGGCCGCGTGTCTGGTCGCTGTTCGGCACAGAGGATCTGGAGAGCGCTGACTACAGAGCCTGCCGCAACTTTGGGCCGCTCTACTAA
- a CDS encoding DeoR/GlpR family DNA-binding transcription regulator encodes MKAFERRDLVINELYRHKKVHVADLAQKFGVSEETIRRDLDRLDKEGIAKKNYGGAILNAHTNEDPSYSHRHQVNIEAKRMIAASLLELISDGDSVMTDTSTTAFEGLRRIVEDKKNLTIITNSLAVLSEFQHSGQKLISTGGILGPETSSFVGPTASQTILKYNVDVAIFSCKALSMTGGLSDSNEAETELKVLMQQQANKVVLLADHSKFDRIAFIRLFSFDKVDYIVTDQRPSEEWIDFLSKYQVSLLYPALQ; translated from the coding sequence ATGAAGGCTTTTGAACGGCGTGATCTTGTAATCAACGAGCTCTACAGGCACAAGAAGGTCCACGTAGCGGACCTGGCGCAGAAATTTGGTGTATCGGAGGAAACGATCCGGCGTGATCTCGACCGGCTGGATAAGGAGGGCATTGCCAAGAAGAATTACGGCGGGGCGATTCTGAACGCCCATACGAACGAGGACCCCTCATACTCCCACAGGCACCAGGTAAACATTGAAGCGAAGCGGATGATTGCCGCAAGTCTGCTGGAGCTGATCAGTGACGGGGACAGTGTGATGACCGATACCAGCACAACGGCTTTTGAAGGCTTGCGGAGAATCGTGGAGGACAAAAAAAATCTGACAATCATCACCAATTCCCTGGCGGTATTGTCAGAGTTCCAGCATTCCGGACAGAAGCTCATTTCCACGGGGGGCATTCTGGGTCCGGAGACCAGCTCTTTTGTAGGGCCGACGGCGTCGCAAACGATCCTGAAATATAATGTGGATGTGGCCATCTTCAGCTGCAAGGCGCTCTCCATGACCGGCGGACTCAGCGATTCGAACGAAGCGGAGACTGAGCTCAAGGTGCTGATGCAGCAGCAGGCGAACAAGGTTGTTCTCCTGGCCGACCATTCCAAGTTCGACCGGATCGCTTTCATCCGGCTGTTCAGCTTCGACAAAGTGGATTATATCGTCACCGATCAGCGGCCGTCCGAAGAATGGATTGATTTCTTAAGCAAATATCAGGTGTCTCTGCTCTATCCTGCGCTGCAGTAG
- a CDS encoding rhamnulokinase, translating to MMGEEIIKLLAVDLGASSGRVMLGTYAGGIVAVEEIRRFPNGPVEADGQLYWDVQKLFQEMKQGILAAVKSHGPLQSISVDTWGVDYGFLDAEGELLYSPHHYRDQRMEGIALALETALPPEEQFRLTGNQSSPINTVYQLFADLQANPELTQNAKQLLMMPDLFNYMFSGTAVAEQTIWSTSGLLTPDSSAPSGEVLRRLELPAELIPRLVPAGTIIGELRPGLQEELGSGPLKVIAGASHDTASAVASIPYGLGGSTGGEGSAAFISCGTWSLVGLETAEPVLSAGACTYGFTNESCFGGTNRLLKNITGLWLLQETQRGWAEAGEPLSHQEAAELAEGLDRSAARIAVLDPNDPLFSTPGDMPMRIESYCIRTGQPVPQTRAEIIRTILESLAQSYAGTIRELEALTGRPVSCIHMVGGGIQNKLLCQLTADATGKEIIAGPVEASAIGNVLVQLTALGAIEVPEARAVVARSCAPVRYQPALFTIHSDQGGQV from the coding sequence ATGATGGGCGAAGAGATTATCAAGCTGCTGGCAGTCGATTTGGGTGCGAGCTCCGGCAGGGTCATGCTGGGAACCTACGCTGGCGGAATCGTGGCGGTGGAAGAAATCCGCCGCTTCCCTAACGGGCCCGTAGAGGCCGATGGGCAGTTGTACTGGGATGTTCAGAAGCTGTTTCAGGAGATGAAGCAGGGGATTCTCGCGGCCGTGAAGTCTCACGGGCCCTTGCAGTCAATAAGTGTCGATACCTGGGGAGTCGACTATGGCTTCCTGGATGCAGAGGGAGAACTGCTGTATTCCCCGCATCATTACCGGGATCAGCGGATGGAGGGTATTGCTTTGGCGTTGGAGACAGCCCTGCCCCCTGAGGAGCAGTTCAGGCTGACGGGCAACCAGTCCAGTCCGATTAATACGGTGTATCAATTATTTGCCGATCTTCAGGCTAATCCGGAGCTCACACAAAACGCTAAACAGCTGCTAATGATGCCTGACCTGTTCAATTATATGTTCAGCGGCACAGCGGTGGCGGAGCAGACCATCTGGAGCACGAGCGGCCTGCTGACTCCGGATTCGTCGGCTCCTTCCGGCGAAGTGCTGCGCAGGCTGGAGCTGCCGGCGGAGCTGATTCCCCGGCTGGTGCCGGCTGGCACTATAATCGGCGAACTTCGGCCCGGACTTCAGGAAGAGCTTGGTTCCGGCCCGCTCAAGGTCATTGCCGGAGCTTCACACGACACAGCTTCCGCTGTCGCTTCCATCCCTTACGGGCTTGGAGGCTCTACCGGCGGAGAGGGTTCCGCCGCCTTCATCAGCTGCGGAACCTGGTCGCTGGTCGGGCTGGAGACTGCGGAGCCAGTGCTGAGCGCCGGGGCATGCACCTACGGCTTCACCAATGAGAGCTGCTTCGGCGGCACGAACCGGCTGCTGAAGAATATCACCGGCCTGTGGCTGCTGCAGGAGACCCAGCGCGGCTGGGCAGAAGCAGGGGAACCGCTCAGCCATCAGGAAGCAGCGGAGCTGGCTGAGGGTCTGGACCGGTCCGCAGCGCGAATCGCCGTTCTGGACCCGAATGATCCCCTCTTCAGCACACCAGGGGATATGCCCATGCGGATTGAATCGTATTGTATCCGCACAGGCCAGCCTGTACCGCAGACCCGGGCGGAGATCATCCGCACCATTCTGGAGAGTCTGGCCCAGTCATACGCCGGAACGATCCGTGAACTGGAGGCACTCACAGGCAGACCGGTCAGCTGCATTCACATGGTCGGCGGAGGCATCCAGAACAAGCTGCTGTGCCAGCTTACAGCGGATGCCACAGGCAAAGAAATTATTGCCGGACCGGTAGAGGCGAGTGCAATTGGCAACGTATTGGTGCAATTGACGGCATTGGGAGCGATTGAAGTCCCGGAAGCCAGAGCTGTTGTAGCCCGTTCCTGCGCCCCTGTCCGCTATCAGCCG